From the Pseudomonas baltica genome, one window contains:
- a CDS encoding phage portal protein codes for MTRRRNKQLPQHLSAPAIEGELMPAGGAGRMEAFTFGDPTPVLDERGILDYLECWMNGRWYEPPMSFDGLAKSSRASVYLQSGLIFKRNMLSRTFIPHRLLSRATFEQFALDFLWCGNGYLEKRQNMLRQASGLLPALGKYMRRGVDLDTFFQVRAWGEEHEFAPGSVFQLREADINQEIYGLPEWLPALQSALLNESATLFRRKYYNNGSHAGFIMYMTDTAQNEADVGALRSALKSAKGPGNFRNLFMYAPGGKKDGIQLIPVSEVAAKDEFGSIKNISRDDMLAALRIPPQLMGIVPQNAGGFGSIKEAAQIWAMNELEPLQARLQQLNEWLGEEVVRFKPLEAEPNTSQVI; via the coding sequence ATGACCAGACGCCGCAACAAGCAACTGCCCCAGCACCTTTCTGCGCCAGCGATCGAGGGCGAGCTGATGCCAGCCGGCGGCGCCGGCCGCATGGAGGCCTTCACATTTGGCGATCCGACGCCGGTCCTTGATGAGCGCGGGATCCTCGACTACCTGGAATGCTGGATGAATGGCCGATGGTATGAGCCGCCGATGTCCTTCGATGGGTTGGCCAAGTCATCCCGGGCCAGCGTCTACTTGCAGTCGGGGTTGATCTTCAAGCGCAACATGCTTTCGCGCACTTTCATTCCACACCGGCTCCTTTCGCGCGCCACGTTCGAGCAGTTCGCCCTGGATTTCCTATGGTGCGGCAATGGTTACCTGGAGAAGCGCCAGAACATGCTGCGCCAGGCATCTGGCCTGCTGCCTGCCTTGGGCAAATACATGCGTCGCGGCGTCGACCTGGACACCTTTTTTCAGGTGCGTGCATGGGGAGAGGAACACGAGTTTGCGCCCGGGTCCGTTTTCCAGTTGCGCGAGGCCGATATCAATCAGGAGATTTACGGGTTGCCTGAGTGGCTGCCAGCACTGCAGAGCGCGTTGCTGAACGAGTCCGCAACGCTGTTCCGCCGCAAGTACTACAACAACGGCAGCCACGCCGGTTTCATCATGTACATGACCGACACCGCCCAGAACGAGGCCGACGTCGGTGCGCTGCGCTCGGCGCTCAAGTCCGCGAAAGGCCCCGGCAACTTCCGCAACCTGTTCATGTACGCACCTGGTGGCAAGAAGGACGGCATTCAGCTGATCCCTGTCAGCGAGGTCGCGGCGAAAGACGAGTTCGGCTCAATCAAGAACATCAGCCGCGATGACATGCTTGCTGCTCTACGGATACCACCACAGCTGATGGGCATCGTTCCGCAGAACGCCGGCGGTTTCGGTTCTATCAAGGAGGCTGCGCAGATTTGGGCGATGAACGAGCTTGAGCCTCTGCAGGCACGTTTACAGCAGTTAAATGAATGGCTGGGAGAAGAGGTGGTGCGATTCAAACCATTGGAGGCCGAGCCCAACACATCGCAGGTTATTTGA
- a CDS encoding ATP-binding protein, whose product MDALVKAEDEQEFFLEIDLNVLNHLGIGLYSSTPAVVTEIVANAWDADAHAVTVDIQQDKIIVQDDGHGMGPGELQARFLRVGYARRDQPKGNRSETLDRPVMGRKGIGKLAMFSLADQIDIWSKKEGLPSVSARINVEQLRKDIQSAKKYSLEKLDTEYEWGNETGTRIVLSKLTAGTDKTESFLRPRIARRFSVLGGVHNFKVIIDDKEITTQDRGYHADVQFWWDLEDETRSDQKPLLKNLATDEEGNECIKRINNVVVVENRAYNLRGFIATVAKPKSLKKTDDNINQISLFANGRVFQEDMLKDIGNAKVFNSYIVGEIHADFLDADSIDRATANRESVKTGDPLVSAVRMWLKNTLDNIADQWDDWRRQQNVDSDDERTKLALEKWYASLTDARDRKLAQKLITPILSAEHSNDEAKNQDIKRDLVRSAIVGFEKLRIRKQLDKLEKITDVLSVEFQKLFLNLDSVEATHYHEITRSRLQVIEKFEKEIANTDALEKVAQNYLFDHLWLLDPTWGPVGESKVMEQTLTKELKEIAPDTATGARIDIAYRTSTGRHVIVELKRPEKKAVDVDDLMKQGRKYRGAITEYLRKQSDIGSLNGRKPAIDVVFVTAELPRTPDGDAVEILRGSQMQSFTYEGMIVNARRAYQEYLDASPNISVIDDIVSNIT is encoded by the coding sequence ATGGACGCATTAGTCAAAGCGGAAGACGAGCAGGAGTTTTTTTTGGAAATTGACCTCAACGTGCTGAATCACCTAGGGATAGGTCTCTACAGCAGCACGCCTGCAGTCGTCACGGAGATCGTCGCTAACGCATGGGATGCCGACGCCCACGCTGTTACGGTTGACATTCAACAAGACAAAATCATCGTTCAAGACGATGGCCACGGTATGGGGCCAGGAGAGCTACAGGCACGATTCCTGCGCGTTGGGTATGCCCGCAGGGACCAACCGAAGGGCAACAGGAGCGAAACTCTTGATCGGCCAGTTATGGGCCGAAAAGGAATCGGGAAATTGGCCATGTTCTCTTTGGCGGACCAAATCGACATATGGTCTAAAAAGGAAGGTCTTCCTTCAGTGTCAGCCCGGATCAACGTCGAGCAACTCAGAAAAGACATCCAGTCAGCAAAAAAATATTCACTGGAAAAGCTGGATACTGAGTATGAATGGGGTAACGAGACGGGAACACGTATTGTCCTTTCGAAACTGACAGCAGGAACTGATAAGACAGAGAGTTTCCTTCGCCCCCGCATAGCAAGAAGGTTTAGTGTGCTTGGGGGCGTCCATAATTTTAAAGTAATCATCGACGATAAAGAGATCACAACCCAGGATCGCGGGTATCATGCAGATGTTCAATTTTGGTGGGATCTTGAAGATGAAACCAGGTCAGATCAGAAACCACTACTTAAGAACCTTGCGACCGACGAAGAAGGGAATGAGTGCATCAAACGTATAAATAACGTGGTAGTCGTCGAAAATCGTGCTTACAACCTCCGAGGTTTCATCGCTACAGTTGCGAAGCCAAAGAGCCTCAAAAAGACCGATGACAACATTAATCAAATTTCTTTGTTCGCCAATGGCAGAGTATTTCAGGAGGATATGCTAAAAGACATCGGTAACGCTAAAGTCTTTAATAGCTACATCGTGGGGGAGATTCATGCAGACTTTCTTGACGCGGACTCAATTGACCGGGCAACAGCAAATAGGGAATCGGTCAAAACCGGAGATCCGCTCGTAAGTGCTGTTCGCATGTGGTTGAAAAACACTCTTGACAACATTGCTGACCAGTGGGACGACTGGCGGCGCCAGCAAAATGTCGATAGCGATGATGAGCGTACCAAACTGGCACTTGAAAAATGGTACGCCTCATTAACGGATGCTCGAGACCGGAAGCTAGCTCAGAAACTAATTACCCCCATTCTATCGGCGGAACACTCTAACGACGAAGCCAAAAACCAGGACATAAAGCGAGACTTGGTTCGCAGTGCGATTGTCGGCTTCGAAAAATTGCGAATCCGAAAACAGCTAGACAAGCTCGAAAAGATAACTGACGTACTATCAGTCGAGTTTCAAAAGCTTTTTCTGAATCTTGATAGCGTCGAGGCGACTCACTACCACGAAATCACTCGATCCAGATTACAAGTGATTGAAAAATTCGAAAAAGAGATCGCAAATACAGACGCGCTTGAAAAAGTTGCTCAAAACTATCTGTTCGACCACTTATGGCTACTTGATCCAACTTGGGGACCGGTAGGTGAGAGCAAGGTCATGGAGCAGACCCTCACAAAAGAGCTAAAGGAAATTGCACCAGATACTGCCACCGGGGCGCGGATCGATATCGCTTACAGGACTTCGACTGGCCGCCATGTGATCGTTGAGTTGAAGAGACCTGAAAAAAAGGCGGTAGACGTTGATGACCTTATGAAACAGGGACGGAAATATCGAGGGGCAATCACTGAATACCTACGAAAACAGAGCGATATAGGAAGTTTAAATGGCCGAAAACCTGCCATTGACGTCGTATTTGTCACCGCCGAACTTCCTAGGACCCCTGATGGTGACGCTGTGGAAATCCTCAGAGGAAGCCAGATGCAATCATTCACGTATGAAGGAATGATAGTAAATGCGCGGAGAGCGTATCAAGAGTACTTAGACGCATCTCCGAATATTTCGGTCATCGATGACATCGTGTCTAATATTACCTAA
- a CDS encoding DNA mismatch endonuclease Vsr, producing the protein MNQFTASDRMRMVKREHTAPEIIVRRLLHRCGLRFRLHARSLPGSPDVVLPKRRTVIFVHGCYWHRHPGCRYASTPKTREDFWLPKFASNVERDGRKAAQLRDLGWRVLVVWECETKDVASLDARLRNEFSIEPAPPDAAGYSDR; encoded by the coding sequence ATGAATCAGTTCACGGCGTCCGATCGGATGCGCATGGTCAAGCGAGAGCACACGGCACCGGAGATAATTGTAAGACGTCTGCTCCACCGCTGTGGGCTTCGATTCCGGCTTCACGCCAGGTCGCTGCCTGGCAGTCCTGATGTCGTCCTCCCCAAACGAAGGACGGTGATTTTCGTCCACGGATGTTATTGGCATCGGCATCCGGGATGTCGTTACGCCTCAACGCCCAAAACTCGCGAAGACTTTTGGCTGCCGAAATTTGCGTCGAACGTGGAGCGCGACGGTAGGAAAGCCGCACAGCTACGCGATCTGGGCTGGCGGGTGCTGGTGGTTTGGGAGTGTGAGACCAAGGACGTTGCGTCCTTGGATGCCCGGCTTAGGAACGAGTTTTCTATTGAACCAGCCCCTCCAGATGCCGCTGGATACTCAGACCGATGA
- a CDS encoding DNA cytosine methyltransferase, producing the protein MHQIDAVDLFCGAGGLTAGLLKTGISVRAGYDIDRNCEYAYRENNGAEFIAESVEITKVEDVVAWYRPGRIKLLAGCAPCQPFSTYNQGRDTSSDRKWPLLYSFEKLIKGVNPELVTMENVPDVTKHKVYHDFVKSLELADYHIWAGTIHCIDYGLPQQRKRHVLLASRLGPISMIPKTHSKPVTVADAIGHFPKLAAGERDPSDDLHRAATLSPTNLKRIMISKPGGTWKDWPDALRAECHRKSSGKTYASVYGRMRGDTPAPTMTTLCYGFGNGRFGHYDPTQNRAISLREAATLQTFPPDYKFMPSEQITFKAVGRMIGNAVPVRLGEIIGLSIQRHLEGLVQ; encoded by the coding sequence ATGCATCAGATTGACGCTGTTGACCTCTTCTGTGGGGCAGGGGGACTTACCGCTGGTTTGTTGAAAACTGGTATCAGCGTCCGCGCAGGTTACGACATCGACCGTAATTGCGAGTACGCCTACCGGGAGAACAATGGCGCGGAGTTCATCGCAGAAAGTGTCGAAATCACGAAGGTTGAAGACGTTGTCGCTTGGTACCGCCCTGGCAGGATCAAGCTGCTTGCTGGTTGCGCGCCATGCCAGCCCTTCTCCACCTACAATCAAGGGCGCGATACCAGTTCGGATCGGAAATGGCCCCTTCTTTATTCTTTCGAGAAGTTGATTAAGGGCGTCAACCCAGAGCTGGTCACGATGGAAAACGTACCTGACGTGACCAAACATAAGGTCTATCACGACTTCGTGAAAAGCCTGGAGCTTGCCGATTACCATATCTGGGCAGGGACGATACATTGCATTGACTACGGACTCCCCCAGCAACGCAAACGCCACGTCCTTCTGGCGTCAAGGCTGGGCCCCATATCCATGATCCCCAAAACTCATAGCAAACCGGTAACGGTCGCCGATGCCATTGGCCACTTCCCGAAGCTCGCGGCCGGTGAGCGTGACCCTAGCGACGACCTCCACCGTGCAGCGACTCTCAGCCCGACAAACCTGAAGCGCATCATGATCTCCAAACCGGGAGGCACCTGGAAAGATTGGCCAGATGCACTTAGAGCTGAATGTCATCGAAAATCCAGCGGCAAAACGTATGCAAGCGTATATGGCCGCATGCGGGGAGACACGCCAGCTCCAACCATGACCACGTTGTGCTATGGGTTTGGAAACGGACGGTTTGGTCACTATGACCCAACGCAAAATCGAGCCATTTCTCTTAGAGAGGCAGCAACCCTGCAAACTTTTCCGCCGGATTACAAATTTATGCCTAGTGAACAAATCACGTTCAAGGCGGTAGGCCGGATGATTGGAAACGCGGTCCCGGTGCGATTGGGCGAAATCATCGGTCTGAGTATCCAGCGGCATCTGGAGGGGCTGGTTCAATAG
- a CDS encoding methyltransferase: MTDLYLHGAELLARFAALDAFLVKHQELWRPRPFTSLVLPWEAEHPELARWLRGRSLEQAEAAHNHPEQLEAPGIFYALASCSASLSHVGELPLTPLPAATPRLNVDVPGRKWQQIEAFGSHLGFRQPVQHWLDWCAGKGHLGRRLLQADQRLTCFEHDPLLVRAGQALSDHHRLAVDHVEQDVLTRGPLLSPIHTPVALHACGDLHVRLLQRASAVGCPSLAVAPCCYNRTTADIYSGLSLPAAASSLRLDRDDLGLPLSETVTAGARVRRQRDRSMARRLGFDLWQRQVRGVDEYLSTPSLPVTWLEKPFEDYCRHLASLKGLTCASADWDALARAGEARLAVVRNLELVRNLFRRPLELWLVLDRALYLQERGYSVRVGTFCPYAMTPRNLMIAAETLSSCG; the protein is encoded by the coding sequence ATGACCGATCTTTACCTGCACGGCGCCGAGCTGCTGGCGCGGTTTGCAGCGCTGGATGCGTTTCTAGTCAAGCATCAGGAGCTATGGCGGCCGCGGCCGTTTACGTCGTTGGTGCTGCCCTGGGAAGCTGAGCATCCCGAATTGGCACGCTGGCTGCGCGGGCGCAGCCTCGAGCAGGCTGAGGCCGCGCACAATCATCCCGAACAGCTAGAGGCGCCCGGGATCTTTTATGCACTGGCGTCTTGCAGTGCTTCGCTCAGCCACGTAGGGGAATTGCCTTTAACGCCGCTGCCCGCAGCAACGCCTCGCCTGAACGTCGACGTGCCTGGGCGCAAATGGCAACAGATCGAAGCCTTCGGCAGCCATCTGGGCTTTCGCCAGCCCGTGCAGCACTGGCTCGACTGGTGCGCCGGTAAAGGCCACCTCGGGAGGCGGTTGCTACAGGCCGATCAGCGCCTGACCTGTTTCGAACACGATCCGTTGCTGGTGCGGGCGGGTCAGGCACTGAGTGACCATCATCGGCTTGCGGTCGACCATGTCGAGCAGGATGTCCTCACTCGGGGGCCGTTGTTATCTCCTATCCACACCCCGGTGGCGCTGCATGCCTGCGGCGACCTGCATGTGCGCTTGCTGCAACGGGCCTCTGCTGTGGGCTGCCCCTCGCTGGCGGTCGCGCCCTGCTGCTACAACCGCACTACAGCGGATATCTACAGCGGTCTGTCGCTTCCTGCTGCGGCCTCCAGCCTGCGCCTGGACCGCGACGACCTCGGCCTGCCCCTCAGCGAAACCGTCACCGCCGGCGCCCGCGTACGCCGCCAGCGCGACCGCTCCATGGCTCGGCGCCTGGGCTTCGACCTATGGCAGCGCCAGGTACGAGGCGTGGACGAGTACTTATCCACACCCTCGCTGCCCGTAACCTGGCTCGAGAAACCTTTCGAGGATTACTGCCGGCACCTCGCTTCGCTCAAGGGCCTGACATGCGCCTCTGCCGACTGGGATGCACTTGCGCGCGCAGGCGAAGCGCGCCTGGCCGTGGTGCGCAACCTCGAATTGGTCCGCAACCTGTTCAGACGGCCGCTTGAGCTGTGGCTGGTGCTCGATCGCGCGCTGTACCTGCAAGAGCGCGGCTACTCGGTACGGGTCGGCACTTTTTGCCCCTACGCGATGACCCCACGCAACCTGATGATTGCCGCTGAAACCCTCAGCAGCTGTGGATAA
- a CDS encoding transporter substrate-binding domain-containing protein → MHSVIKLLLAAVASLAFSFSAMADETADTPDTPPTATLRMGVEAGHPPFNGRDPGGQVVGFDVDIGNALCAKMKVECTVVTSDWDLIIPALNNNAFDFLISSMSITPDRLEAVDFTTPYYTNKLQFLAPITTDLPTDLPSLAGKNLGAQRDTFAGGWLQDNLGASANILLYDTQQELYDELAAGNLDAILADKYSTFEWLKTDAGKNYEFKDKPIDAADKIGIAVRKGDPLRERLNQALQEIIRDGTYQKINDRYFPFSIQ, encoded by the coding sequence ATGCACAGCGTCATCAAACTGCTACTGGCCGCCGTCGCCAGCCTGGCTTTCAGCTTCAGTGCGATGGCCGACGAAACCGCAGATACCCCAGACACGCCACCGACTGCAACGCTGCGCATGGGCGTCGAAGCCGGTCACCCGCCGTTCAACGGCCGCGACCCCGGCGGCCAGGTGGTGGGCTTCGACGTCGACATCGGCAACGCCCTGTGCGCCAAGATGAAAGTCGAATGCACAGTGGTCACCTCCGACTGGGACCTGATCATCCCCGCGCTCAACAACAATGCTTTCGATTTCCTGATCTCGTCGATGTCGATCACCCCCGATCGCCTCGAAGCCGTCGACTTCACCACGCCCTACTACACCAACAAGCTGCAGTTCCTGGCGCCCATCACCACCGACCTGCCGACCGACCTGCCCTCGCTGGCCGGCAAGAACCTCGGCGCCCAGCGCGACACGTTCGCCGGCGGCTGGCTGCAGGACAACCTCGGCGCCAGCGCCAATATCCTGTTGTACGACACCCAGCAAGAGCTCTACGACGAACTCGCCGCCGGCAACCTCGACGCGATCCTGGCCGACAAATACTCCACGTTCGAATGGCTGAAGACCGACGCCGGCAAAAACTACGAGTTCAAGGACAAACCCATCGACGCCGCCGACAAGATCGGCATCGCCGTGCGCAAAGGCGATCCCCTGCGCGAACGCCTCAATCAGGCGCTGCAGGAAATCATCCGCGACGGCACCTACCAGAAAATCAACGACCGCTACTTTCCGTTCAGCATTCAATAA
- the gabP gene encoding GABA permease: MSGTKSNNLGQGLKQRHVTMLSIAGVIGAGLFVGSGHAIAQAGPAVLLAYAAAGTLVVLVMRMLAEMAVASPDTGSFSIYADRAIGHWAGFTIGWLYWWFWVLVIPLEANAAAGILHAWFPGIAVWVFTLVITILLTLTNLFSVKNYGEFEFWFALVKVLAIIAFIVLGAAALFGLIPGSQVSGASHIYDTQGFLPNGMGAVVAAMLTTMFSFMGTEIVTIAAAESKDPGTQITKATNSVIWRIFLFYLVSIFMVVALVPWNDPRLAAVGSYQTVLDLIGIPNAKLIVDLVVLVAVTSCLNSALYTSSRMLYSLSKRGDAPSAAQRTSSAGTPYVAVWMSTAAAFVAVFANYVAPAAVFDFLLASSGAIALLVYLVIAVSQLRMRQKRVAAGEKIAFKMWLFPGLTYVVILFIIGVLTTMAIRPANQVEIFATGLLTILVVAAGLLVSRRRKALQPSAQTTAQSWTPER; the protein is encoded by the coding sequence ATGAGCGGTACAAAATCCAACAATCTGGGGCAGGGGCTCAAGCAGCGCCATGTCACCATGCTGTCCATTGCTGGCGTGATTGGCGCTGGTCTGTTCGTGGGCTCCGGGCATGCGATCGCGCAGGCGGGGCCGGCGGTGCTGCTGGCCTATGCGGCGGCAGGGACGCTGGTGGTGCTGGTCATGCGCATGCTGGCCGAGATGGCCGTGGCGTCGCCCGACACTGGTTCGTTCTCCATCTATGCCGACCGTGCTATCGGTCACTGGGCCGGTTTCACCATCGGCTGGCTGTACTGGTGGTTCTGGGTACTGGTGATCCCCCTGGAGGCCAATGCGGCCGCCGGCATTCTGCACGCCTGGTTCCCAGGTATCGCGGTGTGGGTGTTCACGCTGGTGATCACCATTCTGCTGACCCTGACCAACCTGTTCAGCGTCAAGAACTACGGCGAGTTCGAGTTCTGGTTCGCGCTGGTCAAGGTGCTGGCGATCATCGCCTTCATCGTGCTGGGTGCGGCGGCGTTGTTCGGTTTGATTCCGGGCAGCCAGGTCAGTGGTGCGAGCCACATCTACGACACTCAGGGCTTCCTGCCTAACGGCATGGGCGCGGTCGTGGCAGCGATGCTGACCACCATGTTCTCGTTCATGGGGACCGAAATCGTCACCATCGCGGCGGCAGAATCCAAGGACCCAGGCACGCAAATCACCAAGGCCACCAACTCGGTGATCTGGCGGATCTTCCTGTTCTACCTTGTGTCGATCTTCATGGTCGTGGCCTTGGTGCCGTGGAACGATCCGCGCCTGGCGGCCGTTGGCTCGTACCAGACCGTGCTCGACCTGATCGGTATCCCCAACGCCAAGTTGATCGTCGATCTGGTCGTGCTGGTCGCGGTGACCAGCTGCCTGAACTCGGCGCTGTACACCTCTTCGCGCATGCTCTACTCGCTGAGCAAGCGTGGTGATGCCCCGTCCGCCGCCCAGCGCACCAGCAGTGCCGGTACGCCGTATGTAGCGGTGTGGATGTCGACTGCAGCGGCGTTCGTCGCGGTGTTCGCCAACTACGTGGCGCCGGCAGCCGTGTTCGATTTCCTGCTGGCCAGCTCCGGTGCCATCGCCCTGTTGGTGTACCTGGTGATCGCCGTGTCGCAACTGCGCATGCGTCAGAAGCGTGTGGCTGCGGGCGAGAAGATTGCCTTCAAGATGTGGCTGTTCCCGGGCCTGACCTATGTGGTCATCCTGTTCATCATCGGCGTGTTGACCACCATGGCCATCCGCCCGGCCAACCAGGTAGAGATTTTCGCTACCGGTCTGCTGACCATTCTGGTGGTGGCCGCTGGGCTGCTGGTGTCGCGTCGCCGCAAGGCGCTGCAGCCATCCGCTCAGACTACCGCGCAGAGCTGGACGCCTGAGCGTTAA
- a CDS encoding acyltransferase family protein, producing the protein MDFRKDINGLRAIAVVAVVLFHFNPGWLPGGFAGVDIFFVISGFLITGIIFRKLDSGSFGLLAFYKSRAQRIIPALAVLCAVLLGAGWFYLLPLEYSQLGKHIASSLGFFSNFTYWNEAGYFTASAHEKWLLHTWSLSVEWQFYMVYPIALLALSKLMPLRSLRRVVLAACVAGFGFCVASSLWWPQPAFYLLPSRAWELLAGGVACLYPLKLGVRHQRLLEGAGLLMLVASFGLLSEDDIWPGYLALLPVLGTLAMIVAARQDSVATNNRFSQWTGKVSYSLYLWHWPVVVLLSYAGSLHSTPHIIGGIACAFAVAAASYRFIESPSSRKASPKRRWAFAQVSALIASVFVGAAAVNATEGAVTPLRTVSVSDRARFVQDYATRQKNLYESYWLKCDAFSAFTERHQQAIDPACTRKQGDGGVFLWGDSHAQALSLGLRTELAKGTPFYQVASASCKPSLTDDTGRSTDKRIACNYSNRLALSSIQALRPDVVVMAQKSDHDKTQWGEIAARLKSYGVKHIVLMGPLPQWAPSLPSVIANRHWGGNDAYITDAALDQSIMAANRAMPKLIDARSVDFVSLIDKLCIANSCLVRLGDDNSLLQIDDGHLSEKGSIYIVKNYVMPELYK; encoded by the coding sequence ATGGACTTCAGAAAAGACATCAACGGCTTGCGCGCCATCGCTGTGGTGGCCGTGGTGCTGTTCCACTTCAACCCCGGCTGGCTGCCGGGCGGCTTTGCCGGGGTCGATATCTTTTTCGTGATCTCGGGCTTTTTGATCACCGGCATCATCTTCCGCAAACTGGACAGCGGCAGCTTCGGCCTGCTGGCCTTCTACAAATCGCGGGCGCAACGGATCATCCCGGCGCTGGCAGTCTTGTGCGCGGTACTGCTGGGCGCTGGCTGGTTCTACCTGCTGCCGCTGGAGTACAGCCAACTGGGCAAGCACATCGCCAGCAGCCTGGGTTTCTTCTCCAACTTCACCTACTGGAACGAGGCCGGTTATTTCACCGCCTCGGCCCACGAAAAATGGCTGCTGCACACCTGGTCGCTGTCGGTAGAGTGGCAGTTCTACATGGTCTACCCCATCGCGTTGCTGGCACTCAGCAAACTGATGCCGCTGCGCTCTCTGCGTCGCGTGGTGCTGGCGGCCTGTGTGGCCGGCTTTGGCTTCTGTGTGGCCAGTTCGCTGTGGTGGCCGCAACCAGCGTTCTATCTGCTGCCCTCGCGCGCCTGGGAGCTGCTGGCGGGGGGTGTGGCCTGCCTGTACCCGCTCAAGCTCGGCGTGCGCCACCAGCGCCTGCTCGAAGGCGCCGGGCTGCTGATGCTGGTGGCCAGCTTCGGGCTGCTGAGTGAGGACGACATCTGGCCCGGCTACCTGGCCCTGTTGCCGGTGCTCGGGACCCTGGCGATGATCGTCGCGGCGCGACAGGACAGCGTGGCCACCAACAACCGCTTTTCGCAGTGGACCGGTAAAGTTTCCTACTCGCTGTATCTCTGGCACTGGCCCGTGGTGGTGCTGCTCAGCTACGCGGGCTCGCTGCACAGCACGCCGCACATCATCGGCGGAATCGCCTGCGCCTTTGCCGTGGCGGCGGCCTCGTACCGGTTCATCGAAAGCCCGTCGTCGCGCAAGGCCAGCCCGAAGCGGCGCTGGGCCTTCGCGCAGGTCAGCGCCTTGATCGCCTCGGTGTTCGTCGGCGCCGCCGCAGTGAATGCCACCGAGGGCGCTGTCACGCCATTACGCACCGTCAGCGTGTCGGACCGCGCGCGCTTCGTGCAGGACTACGCCACACGGCAGAAGAACCTCTACGAGTCCTACTGGCTCAAGTGCGATGCCTTCTCGGCCTTCACCGAGCGCCATCAACAGGCGATCGACCCGGCCTGCACCCGCAAGCAGGGCGACGGCGGCGTATTCCTGTGGGGCGATTCCCACGCCCAGGCCTTGTCGCTGGGGCTGCGCACCGAGCTGGCGAAAGGTACGCCGTTCTACCAGGTGGCATCGGCCAGCTGCAAACCGAGCCTCACGGACGACACCGGGCGCAGCACCGACAAGCGCATCGCCTGCAACTACTCCAACCGTCTGGCCCTGAGCAGCATCCAGGCGTTGCGCCCGGACGTGGTGGTGATGGCGCAGAAGAGCGACCACGACAAGACCCAATGGGGCGAAATTGCTGCGCGCCTGAAGAGCTACGGGGTCAAACATATCGTGCTGATGGGGCCGTTACCGCAATGGGCACCGTCGCTGCCGAGCGTGATCGCCAACCGCCACTGGGGCGGCAACGACGCCTATATCACCGATGCGGCGCTGGACCAGTCGATCATGGCCGCCAACCGCGCCATGCCCAAGCTCATCGATGCGCGCAGCGTGGATTTCGTCTCGCTGATCGACAAGCTGTGCATCGCCAACTCGTGCCTGGTACGGCTGGGGGACGACAACTCGCTGCTGCAGATCGATGACGGGCACCTGAGCGAAAAGGGCTCGATCTACATCGTGAAGAATTATGTGATGCCGGAGTTGTATAAATAA
- a CDS encoding oxidative damage protection protein, which produces MTRTVNCRKYKEELPGLERPPYPGAKGEDIFNHVSAKAWADWQKHQTLLINERRLNMMNTEDRKFLQGEMDKYLSGEEYAQADGYVPPAE; this is translated from the coding sequence ATGACCCGCACCGTTAACTGCCGCAAATACAAAGAAGAACTGCCTGGCCTGGAGCGCCCCCCATACCCAGGCGCCAAGGGCGAAGACATCTTCAATCACGTCTCGGCCAAGGCCTGGGCCGACTGGCAGAAGCACCAGACCCTGCTGATCAACGAACGCCGGTTGAACATGATGAACACCGAGGACCGCAAATTCCTTCAGGGCGAGATGGACAAGTACCTGTCCGGCGAGGAATACGCCCAGGCCGACGGCTACGTTCCGCCCGCTGAATAA